In Saccopteryx leptura isolate mSacLep1 chromosome 11, mSacLep1_pri_phased_curated, whole genome shotgun sequence, the following proteins share a genomic window:
- the EPS8L3 gene encoding epidermal growth factor receptor kinase substrate 8-like protein 3 isoform X2, protein MSRPSSRAIYMHRKEYLHSLASEPAGLQLRVEHLMTCKLGTQTVREPKDAVRKLQEMDAQGRVWSQNLFLQVRDGRLQLLDIETKEELDSYRLDSIQAMTVVLNACSYNSVLCVTVQEPASTRSSTLLFQCPEVGAEGLRSTLQKALEEELEHRSRLGALHPGQEGWRGTSPEKPFPKEQGPTLEQGHPPEQPYRMASEHSIPPSPKPLLRHSREPSTFPPPPARRPPSPLNPERDEEVLNHTLRDIELFVGQLKKAQANSSLKKKKRLGKKKDKDQWAMTKVQYIDCFQKFKYSFNLLGRMAILLKGTSAPELLHILFQTLDYVVTQCPERGLPAQVISPLLTPEAIDLLQTYLSPAASNLWKRLGMAWTISRDNWTDSEPPPYRPTFYDGWQFPEPSFQEPSGQQDSPSAQGERVRSASTSYSAQQETHDHGLQSGDPNHVPFNTRPVNPALRMQVLYEFEGRNPKELTVVQGEVLEVLDHSKRWWLVKNESGQSGYIPSNILEPLDSGAPGSHSQTPPWAPVLRLSSRPEEVRAWLQAENFSTVTVKTLGALMGSQLLHMSPRELQMLCPQDAPRVLTRLEAIRRTLGISP, encoded by the exons ATGTCCCGGCCCAGCAGCAGAGCCATTTACA TGCACCGGAAAGAGTACCTGCACAGCCTCGCCTCAGAGCCCGCCGGCCTGCAGCTCAGGGTGGAG cACCTGATGACATGTAAGCTGGGCACTCAGACGGTCCGGGAGCCCAAGGACGCCGTGCGGAAGCTGCAGGAAATGGACGCTCAGGGCCGGGTGTGGAGCCAGAACTTGTTCCTGCAGGTCAGAGATGGCCGGCTCCAGCTACTGGACATCGAGACCAAG GAGGAGCTGGACTCTTACCGCCTGGACAGCATCCAGGCCATGACCGTGGTGCTCAACGCCTGCTCCTACAACTCCGTCCTGTGCGTCACGGTGCAGGAGCCCGCCTCGACGCGCAGCAGCACCCTGCTCTTCCAGTGCCCGGAAGTGGGA GCAGAGGGACTGCGGAGCACCCTGCAGAAggccctggaggaggagctggagcacAG ATCCAGACTCGGAGCCCTGCACCCAGGCcaggaaggatggagggggacCTCTCCGGAAAAGCCGTTCCCTAAGGAGCAGGGACCCACGCTGGAGCAGGGGCACCCTCCAGAGCAGCCCTACCGGATGGCCTCAGAGCACA GCATACCACCATCCCCAAAGCCCCTGCTGCGACACTCCAGAGAACCAAGCACCTTCCCTCCGCCTCCTGCACGGCGGCCCCCATCCCCCCTCAACCCAGAGAGAGACGAG GAGGTGCTGAACCACACCCTGAGGGACATCGAgctgtttgtgggacagctgaagAAGGCCCAGGCAAACAGCagtctgaagaagaagaagaggctgGGGAAGAAAAAGGATAAGGACCAGTGGG CGATGACAAAGGTGCAGTACATTGACTGCTTCCAGAAGTTCAAGTACAGCTTCAACCTCCTA GGGAGGATGGCCATCCTTCTGAAGGGCACGAGTGCCCCTGAGTTGCTGCACATCCTGTTCCAAACTCTGGACTAC GTTGTGACCCAGTGCCCCGAGCGGGGCCTCCCAGCCCAGGTGATctcacccctcctcacccccgAAGCCATCGACCTGCTGCAGACCTATCTAAGCCCAGCTGCCAGTAACCTCTGGAAGAGGCTGGGCATGGCCTGGACCATTAGCCG GGACAACTGGACAGACAGTGAGCCTCCACCCTACCGACCCACCTTCTATGATGGTTGGCAGTTTCCAGAACCTTCCTTCCAG gaACCCTCAGGACAACAGGACTCTCCCTCTGCCCA gggggagcgagTTAGGTCAGCAAGCACCTCATACTCAGCTCAGCAGGAGACACACGACCATGGCCTGCAGTCTGGGGACCCCAACCACGTGCCCTTCAACACCAGACCTGTCAATCCAGCCCTAAGAATGCAAGTCTTGTATGAGTTTGAGGGTCGGAACCCAAAGGAGCTGACAGTCGTCCAGGGAGAAGTGCTGGAG GTTCTGGACCACAGCAAGCGGTGGTGGCTGGTGAAGAACGAGTCGGGACAGAGCGGCTACATTCCCAGCAACATCCTGGAACCCCTAGACTCGGGGGCCCCTGGGAGCCACAGCCAGACGCCCCCTTGG GCTCCAGTGCTTCGACTCAGCTCAAGGCCGGAGGAGGTCAGAGCCTGGCTGCAGGCAGAGAACTTCTCCACTGT CACGGTGAAGACCCTCGGGGCCCTGATGGGGTCCCAGCTGCTTCACATGAGCCCCAGGGAGCTACAGATGCTGTGTCCACAGGATGCCCCACGGGTCCTGACACGGCTGGAGGCCATCAGAAGGACACTGGGG ATAAGCCCTTAG
- the GSTM3 gene encoding glutathione S-transferase Mu 3: MASSKTKSAMVLGYWDIRGLAHAIRMLLEFTGTNYEEKRYTCGEAPDYDRSQWLDVKFKLDLDFPNLPYLMDGKNKITQSNAILRYIARKHNMCGDTEEEKIRVDIIENQVMDFRLQLVRICYHSDHEKLKPQYLDQLPEQLKQFSLFLGKFSWFAGEKLTFVDFLTYDVLDQNRMFEPKCLDEFPNLKAFMCRFEALEKIAAYMQSDRFFKMPINNKMAQWGNKQIC, from the exons ATGGCCTCGTCTAAGACTAAGTCGGCTATGGTTCTGGGTTACTGGGATATTCGCGGG CTGGCACACGCCATCCGCATGCTCCTGGAGTTCACGGGTACAAACTATGAGGAGAAACGGTACACGTGCGGGGAAG CTCCTGACTATGATAGAAGCCAATGGCTGGATGTGAAATTCAAGCTAGACCTGGACTTTCCTAAC CTGCCCTACCTCATGGATGGGAAGAACAAGATCACCCAGAGCAACGCCATTTTGCGCTATATTGCTCGCAAGCACAACATGT GCGGCgacactgaagaagaaaagattCGAGTAGACATCATAGAGAACCAAGTTATGGACTTCCGCCTGCAACTGGTTAGAATCTGCTACCACTCGGACCAT GAAAAACTGAAGCCTCAGTACTTGGACCAGCTACCTGAACAGCTGAAACAGTTCTCCTTATTCCTGGGGAAATTCTCATGGTTTGCAGGCGAAAAg CTCACCTTTGTGGATTTCCTCACCTATGATGTCTTAGATCAGAACCGCATGTTTGAGCCCAAGTGCCTGGACGAATTTCCGAATCTGAAGGCTTTCATGTGCCGTTTTGAG GCTTTGGAGAAGATCGCTGCCTACATGCAGTCTGACCGCTTCTTCAAGATGCCCATCAACAACAAGATGGCCCAGTGGGGCAACAAACAAATATGCTGA
- the EPS8L3 gene encoding epidermal growth factor receptor kinase substrate 8-like protein 3 isoform X1: protein MSRPSSRAIYMHRKEYLHSLASEPAGLQLRVEHLMTCKLGTQTVREPKDAVRKLQEMDAQGRVWSQNLFLQVRDGRLQLLDIETKEELDSYRLDSIQAMTVVLNACSYNSVLCVTVQEPASTRSSTLLFQCPEVGAEGLRSTLQKALEEELEHSRSRLGALHPGQEGWRGTSPEKPFPKEQGPTLEQGHPPEQPYRMASEHSIPPSPKPLLRHSREPSTFPPPPARRPPSPLNPERDEEVLNHTLRDIELFVGQLKKAQANSSLKKKKRLGKKKDKDQWAMTKVQYIDCFQKFKYSFNLLGRMAILLKGTSAPELLHILFQTLDYVVTQCPERGLPAQVISPLLTPEAIDLLQTYLSPAASNLWKRLGMAWTISRDNWTDSEPPPYRPTFYDGWQFPEPSFQEPSGQQDSPSAQGERVRSASTSYSAQQETHDHGLQSGDPNHVPFNTRPVNPALRMQVLYEFEGRNPKELTVVQGEVLEVLDHSKRWWLVKNESGQSGYIPSNILEPLDSGAPGSHSQTPPWAPVLRLSSRPEEVRAWLQAENFSTVTVKTLGALMGSQLLHMSPRELQMLCPQDAPRVLTRLEAIRRTLGISP from the exons ATGTCCCGGCCCAGCAGCAGAGCCATTTACA TGCACCGGAAAGAGTACCTGCACAGCCTCGCCTCAGAGCCCGCCGGCCTGCAGCTCAGGGTGGAG cACCTGATGACATGTAAGCTGGGCACTCAGACGGTCCGGGAGCCCAAGGACGCCGTGCGGAAGCTGCAGGAAATGGACGCTCAGGGCCGGGTGTGGAGCCAGAACTTGTTCCTGCAGGTCAGAGATGGCCGGCTCCAGCTACTGGACATCGAGACCAAG GAGGAGCTGGACTCTTACCGCCTGGACAGCATCCAGGCCATGACCGTGGTGCTCAACGCCTGCTCCTACAACTCCGTCCTGTGCGTCACGGTGCAGGAGCCCGCCTCGACGCGCAGCAGCACCCTGCTCTTCCAGTGCCCGGAAGTGGGA GCAGAGGGACTGCGGAGCACCCTGCAGAAggccctggaggaggagctggagcacAG CAGATCCAGACTCGGAGCCCTGCACCCAGGCcaggaaggatggagggggacCTCTCCGGAAAAGCCGTTCCCTAAGGAGCAGGGACCCACGCTGGAGCAGGGGCACCCTCCAGAGCAGCCCTACCGGATGGCCTCAGAGCACA GCATACCACCATCCCCAAAGCCCCTGCTGCGACACTCCAGAGAACCAAGCACCTTCCCTCCGCCTCCTGCACGGCGGCCCCCATCCCCCCTCAACCCAGAGAGAGACGAG GAGGTGCTGAACCACACCCTGAGGGACATCGAgctgtttgtgggacagctgaagAAGGCCCAGGCAAACAGCagtctgaagaagaagaagaggctgGGGAAGAAAAAGGATAAGGACCAGTGGG CGATGACAAAGGTGCAGTACATTGACTGCTTCCAGAAGTTCAAGTACAGCTTCAACCTCCTA GGGAGGATGGCCATCCTTCTGAAGGGCACGAGTGCCCCTGAGTTGCTGCACATCCTGTTCCAAACTCTGGACTAC GTTGTGACCCAGTGCCCCGAGCGGGGCCTCCCAGCCCAGGTGATctcacccctcctcacccccgAAGCCATCGACCTGCTGCAGACCTATCTAAGCCCAGCTGCCAGTAACCTCTGGAAGAGGCTGGGCATGGCCTGGACCATTAGCCG GGACAACTGGACAGACAGTGAGCCTCCACCCTACCGACCCACCTTCTATGATGGTTGGCAGTTTCCAGAACCTTCCTTCCAG gaACCCTCAGGACAACAGGACTCTCCCTCTGCCCA gggggagcgagTTAGGTCAGCAAGCACCTCATACTCAGCTCAGCAGGAGACACACGACCATGGCCTGCAGTCTGGGGACCCCAACCACGTGCCCTTCAACACCAGACCTGTCAATCCAGCCCTAAGAATGCAAGTCTTGTATGAGTTTGAGGGTCGGAACCCAAAGGAGCTGACAGTCGTCCAGGGAGAAGTGCTGGAG GTTCTGGACCACAGCAAGCGGTGGTGGCTGGTGAAGAACGAGTCGGGACAGAGCGGCTACATTCCCAGCAACATCCTGGAACCCCTAGACTCGGGGGCCCCTGGGAGCCACAGCCAGACGCCCCCTTGG GCTCCAGTGCTTCGACTCAGCTCAAGGCCGGAGGAGGTCAGAGCCTGGCTGCAGGCAGAGAACTTCTCCACTGT CACGGTGAAGACCCTCGGGGCCCTGATGGGGTCCCAGCTGCTTCACATGAGCCCCAGGGAGCTACAGATGCTGTGTCCACAGGATGCCCCACGGGTCCTGACACGGCTGGAGGCCATCAGAAGGACACTGGGG ATAAGCCCTTAG